The Atribacterota bacterium genome window below encodes:
- a CDS encoding GntR family transcriptional regulator gives MSRKELLQEPEEIRAEIELPLYQQLKNILKKSIHSGVLRPGDQIPSESELCERYGISRITVRQAIGALVQEGFLYRRPGKGTFVTSPKLRRRLPRLYSFSEDMRDLGLEPSSKTLEQKVVEAEEEMVNLLKLPDTNRKVTKLVRIRMANGEPILLERTFIPHYLCPDLVVEDMEKNSLYEVLRKKYRFSLDYAIETHEVTVLTKDEAKTLSCPDKSPAFFIERVAFLKNDVPFELTRSVVRGDKVRFTVRLVADQAQIHRQVALENQKPRRTK, from the coding sequence ATGAGTCGAAAAGAGCTCCTTCAAGAACCGGAAGAAATCCGAGCAGAAATCGAACTTCCCCTTTATCAGCAACTGAAGAACATTTTAAAAAAATCAATCCACAGTGGCGTGCTTCGGCCAGGAGACCAGATTCCTTCAGAAAGCGAACTCTGCGAGCGGTATGGAATTAGCCGTATCACCGTAAGACAGGCCATTGGAGCACTGGTTCAGGAAGGGTTCCTGTATCGTCGCCCGGGCAAGGGAACGTTTGTCACCTCTCCCAAGCTCCGACGAAGACTCCCACGTCTTTACAGTTTCAGCGAAGACATGCGTGACCTCGGTCTTGAGCCAAGCTCGAAAACGTTAGAACAAAAAGTAGTCGAAGCCGAAGAGGAAATGGTCAACCTCTTGAAACTCCCCGACACCAACCGGAAGGTTACGAAACTCGTTCGAATTAGAATGGCTAATGGAGAACCGATCCTCCTTGAGAGAACCTTCATACCCCACTATCTCTGTCCGGACCTTGTCGTCGAGGATATGGAAAAGAATTCGCTGTACGAGGTACTGCGGAAAAAATATCGGTTTTCTCTTGACTATGCAATCGAAACCCATGAAGTGACTGTTCTAACCAAAGACGAGGCCAAAACCCTCTCCTGTCCGGATAAGTCCCCTGCGTTTTTCATTGAGCGGGTAGCGTTCCTCAAGAACGATGTCCCATTTGAACTCACGAGATCGGTTGTCCGAGGGGACAAGGTGCGGTTTACCGTCCGCCTGGTTGCCGACCAAGCCCAAATTCACCGGCAAGTGGCACTAGAAAACCAAAAGCCGAGGCGGACAAAATAA
- a CDS encoding diguanylate cyclase: MRSKILALVFFCILFLSFFFLFWLRQGVKVVFEVNLSREADYIRGRFWSLLHEELERMEKTVKDYAQWTDMGEKGVKTRDVAWLEENLNPWVKEQFGYEVALVTEEEVITASPGWIIPWAGLPKEAWGGLYGDGASLWMVVSHPVVDNGGERFYGAWVGLARIIDVAFVERWSKILGDKVSVRSSGEVVWGKPTLGGDSEFFYQDGMLRISGEILDDGGKALGEFSIEKDYAGPFQIYVTVWRIFLLALLTVIGFAFFITWVVVKRIVFPLEQLKDSVAKISRGDYDFKLSVNRRDEIGELSLGFVRMAEALQKREEALGMEKRKAERLANLDSLTHVPNRRFLEKSVERLIRNGERFTLVFLDLDGFKTVNDFLGHTEGDHLLRRIALWFEKSVRKEDIVARYGGDEFCFLFPRLGRRETEEIMERILLRFLEKDFAGGLSLGFSYGVAVYPDEAMDLDELFSRSDGEMYARKRRRTLADH, translated from the coding sequence ATGAGGAGTAAAATTCTGGCGCTCGTGTTTTTCTGTATTCTCTTCCTCTCTTTCTTTTTCCTCTTCTGGTTAAGGCAAGGTGTTAAGGTGGTGTTTGAAGTGAATCTTTCCCGGGAGGCTGACTATATCCGGGGGAGGTTCTGGTCTCTTCTTCATGAGGAATTGGAGCGAATGGAAAAAACGGTAAAGGATTACGCGCAGTGGACGGATATGGGGGAGAAAGGAGTGAAGACGCGAGATGTGGCTTGGCTTGAAGAGAATTTAAATCCCTGGGTGAAGGAACAGTTTGGATACGAGGTGGCGCTCGTGACCGAGGAGGAGGTGATTACAGCTTCACCGGGATGGATTATACCGTGGGCAGGGCTTCCTAAAGAAGCTTGGGGAGGATTGTATGGTGATGGAGCGAGTCTCTGGATGGTGGTCAGCCATCCGGTGGTGGACAATGGCGGAGAACGATTTTACGGTGCCTGGGTGGGTTTGGCGCGAATCATCGATGTGGCGTTTGTAGAACGATGGTCAAAGATTCTGGGAGACAAAGTTTCCGTCCGGTCTTCTGGGGAGGTTGTTTGGGGAAAACCGACTTTGGGAGGTGATTCTGAATTTTTCTACCAGGATGGGATGTTGCGGATTTCAGGGGAAATTTTGGATGACGGAGGGAAAGCACTGGGTGAATTTTCCATCGAAAAGGACTATGCTGGGCCTTTCCAGATTTACGTCACCGTGTGGAGGATTTTCCTGCTTGCGCTTCTGACGGTGATTGGTTTTGCTTTCTTTATTACCTGGGTGGTGGTGAAACGTATTGTATTTCCACTGGAGCAATTGAAGGATTCGGTGGCAAAGATTTCCCGGGGGGATTACGACTTCAAATTGAGTGTGAATAGAAGAGACGAAATCGGGGAACTTTCTCTGGGATTTGTTAGGATGGCGGAGGCGCTACAAAAGCGAGAAGAAGCTTTGGGGATGGAGAAAAGGAAAGCCGAGAGACTGGCCAATCTCGATTCACTGACCCATGTCCCGAATCGGCGTTTTCTGGAGAAATCTGTGGAACGCTTGATCCGGAATGGAGAACGGTTTACCCTGGTTTTTCTGGACCTTGACGGTTTTAAGACGGTAAACGACTTTCTGGGTCATACCGAAGGGGACCATTTGTTAAGGCGAATAGCGCTTTGGTTTGAAAAAAGTGTTCGTAAGGAGGACATCGTAGCCCGGTATGGGGGTGATGAATTTTGTTTCCTCTTTCCGAGGCTGGGCCGGAGGGAAACGGAAGAAATCATGGAGAGGATACTGTTGCGGTTTCTGGAGAAGGATTTTGCTGGAGGTCTTTCTCTGGGGTTCAGTTATGGTGTAGCTGTATACCCTGATGAAGCGATGGACCTTGATGAGTTGTTTTCCCGTTCCGATGGGGAAATGTATGCGCGAAAACGGAGGAGGACATTGGCTGACCACTGA
- a CDS encoding N-acetyltransferase, whose amino-acid sequence MEIREVKTYRERRDFLSFPFHLYRNDPLWVPLPISETKKILWGQKSLLFQSGPHTLYLAYQGKEVLGRTAVGIDEKLNEVRQRQEGYLTLFECVNDRDTACNLFQTAETWLRKRGMKSVIGPISPTNGDDFRGMLIENFTDPPLIFTSYNPPYYQMLWEHYGFTLCHTFVAFRYHLNHMPFEEARKTIEYAKKKYDFLVRPFHYENPEEDLNAIQSILEQSLIPLEYDYLTPPALNEVMKMAQEFKRFIPPGFAQIAFSQSKPIGFAVALPDYNQVLKRMKGRIFPTGWLTFMRYKKYVNQGRAFLLFVIPAYQGKGIPTTLLFEIFKEGQRRGYIFAEGSLINAENSKMCREAEGLGGTVYKKFALFRKDIG is encoded by the coding sequence ATGGAAATTCGGGAAGTGAAAACATACCGTGAAAGAAGGGACTTTCTCTCTTTCCCCTTTCACCTTTATCGAAACGATCCCTTATGGGTACCCCTTCCCATTTCGGAAACAAAAAAAATTCTGTGGGGCCAGAAGAGCCTCCTCTTCCAGAGTGGACCCCACACCCTTTACCTTGCCTATCAAGGAAAAGAGGTTCTGGGACGGACAGCGGTGGGTATCGATGAGAAATTGAACGAAGTCCGGCAAAGACAAGAAGGCTATTTGACCCTCTTTGAGTGCGTGAATGACCGTGACACCGCCTGCAACCTCTTCCAGACTGCCGAAACATGGTTACGAAAAAGGGGCATGAAATCAGTCATTGGCCCTATTTCCCCTACCAATGGTGATGATTTTCGAGGTATGCTCATCGAAAATTTTACCGATCCCCCGCTCATTTTCACCTCATATAACCCCCCATACTACCAAATGCTCTGGGAACATTACGGTTTCACATTGTGTCATACTTTTGTTGCCTTTCGATACCATCTCAACCATATGCCCTTTGAAGAAGCACGAAAAACCATCGAGTACGCCAAAAAGAAATACGACTTCCTGGTTCGCCCCTTCCACTATGAGAACCCTGAAGAGGACCTGAATGCCATCCAGAGTATTCTGGAACAATCTCTGATTCCCTTAGAGTACGATTACCTTACTCCACCAGCGCTCAACGAAGTAATGAAAATGGCCCAAGAGTTCAAACGTTTCATCCCTCCGGGCTTTGCTCAGATTGCCTTTTCTCAGAGTAAACCAATCGGGTTTGCCGTTGCACTCCCTGATTACAATCAGGTTCTCAAACGAATGAAGGGGCGAATTTTTCCCACCGGCTGGTTGACTTTCATGCGCTACAAAAAATACGTCAATCAGGGAAGAGCTTTTCTCCTCTTTGTTATTCCAGCTTACCAGGGTAAAGGTATTCCCACTACCCTCCTTTTTGAAATTTTTAAAGAAGGTCAAAGACGGGGATACATTTTCGCTGAAGGTTCCTTGATTAATGCCGAAAACTCCAAAATGTGCCGGGAAGCCGAAGGACTGGGAGGAACGGTTTACAAAAAGTTTGCCCTTTTCCGAAAAGACATCGGTTAA